Proteins from a single region of Chryseobacterium sp. W4I1:
- a CDS encoding glycerophosphodiester phosphodiesterase family protein produces the protein MGIFLAFAQIYSSQSFDKQAHRGGKSLYPENTIPAMKNALKMNITTLEMDLAITKDKKVILSHDAFLSPELVTKPDGTYIPKDSGFYYKIYDMPYAKIRTFDVGLKKLQNYPDQKKMKAQKPLFSDVIDACEAYSRELKRPLPFYNIETKTRPFSDNIFHPEPKEFVDLMMKIIVEKGIQDRVIIQSFDPRTLEIIHKEYPKIMTALLVEKVDDKKRAQQQAYFKNIPAEKFRQYPDHLNGVDGDLKFISFVPTIYSPDHTLVTPELVKECHQLGMKVIPWTVNTKERLKELKDMRIDGAISDDPRIFE, from the coding sequence ATGGGAATTTTTCTGGCATTTGCCCAGATATATTCCTCACAGTCTTTCGATAAGCAGGCACATCGGGGAGGAAAGTCCTTGTATCCGGAAAATACAATTCCGGCGATGAAGAACGCCTTGAAAATGAACATTACAACATTAGAAATGGACCTTGCGATCACGAAAGATAAAAAAGTAATCCTTTCCCATGATGCTTTTCTTTCCCCTGAATTGGTAACAAAGCCGGATGGTACTTATATTCCGAAAGATTCCGGGTTTTACTACAAAATTTATGATATGCCTTATGCAAAGATCCGGACATTTGATGTTGGCTTAAAAAAACTTCAAAACTATCCTGACCAAAAGAAAATGAAGGCTCAGAAACCTTTATTCTCAGATGTAATAGATGCTTGTGAGGCTTACTCCCGTGAACTGAAGAGACCTTTACCTTTTTATAATATAGAAACTAAAACACGCCCTTTCTCTGATAATATCTTTCATCCGGAACCAAAAGAATTTGTAGATCTGATGATGAAAATTATTGTAGAAAAAGGAATTCAGGACCGCGTCATTATTCAGTCATTTGATCCAAGAACACTGGAAATCATTCATAAAGAGTATCCAAAGATAATGACGGCTTTACTGGTGGAAAAAGTAGATGATAAAAAACGGGCACAGCAACAGGCGTATTTTAAAAATATACCTGCGGAGAAATTCAGGCAATATCCCGATCATCTGAACGGCGTAGATGGAGATTTAAAATTTATAAGCTTTGTTCCCACCATTTACAGTCCTGATCATACACTTGTCACTCCAGAACTTGTAAAGGAATGTCATCAATTGGGAATGAAAGTGATACCATGGACGGTCAATACTAAAGAGAGATTAAAGGAATTAAAAGATATGAGAATAGATGGAGCGATCAGCGATGATCCAAGAATATTCGAATAA
- the purC gene encoding phosphoribosylaminoimidazolesuccinocarboxamide synthase has translation MEKKEMLYEGKAKQVFATDNPDQVVVRFKDDATAFNAQKRGSVDLKGEMNNAITTLIFEYLNEKGIKTHFIKQLDEREQLVKKVSIIPLEMVVRNYSAGSMAQRLGVEEGIKSPVTIFDICYKKDELGDPLINDHHAVFLGAATYEELDEMYELTSDINDILIDLFDKMNIILVDFKIELGKTSDGEIILADEISPDTCRLWDKDTMKKLDKDRFRRDLGEVTEAYVEIYNRLKTLLQK, from the coding sequence ATGGAAAAGAAAGAAATGTTGTACGAAGGTAAAGCAAAACAAGTATTTGCTACCGATAATCCTGATCAAGTAGTCGTACGTTTCAAAGACGATGCTACAGCATTTAATGCTCAAAAAAGAGGATCTGTGGATCTGAAAGGTGAAATGAACAATGCCATCACCACTTTGATTTTTGAATATTTAAATGAAAAAGGGATTAAAACTCATTTCATCAAACAATTGGACGAAAGAGAGCAATTGGTAAAGAAAGTATCCATTATTCCTTTGGAAATGGTTGTAAGAAACTATTCTGCAGGAAGCATGGCTCAAAGATTAGGAGTGGAAGAAGGAATAAAATCTCCGGTTACCATCTTCGATATCTGCTATAAAAAAGACGAATTGGGAGATCCGTTGATCAATGACCACCATGCCGTTTTCTTAGGAGCAGCAACATATGAAGAGCTTGATGAAATGTATGAGCTAACTTCTGATATCAACGATATTCTGATCGATCTTTTTGATAAGATGAACATTATACTGGTTGATTTCAAAATTGAATTAGGGAAAACTTCAGACGGGGAAATCATCCTTGCAGACGAAATTTCTCCTGATACATGCAGACTTTGGGACAAAGATACCATGAAAAAACTGGATAAAGACAGATTCAGAAGAGATCTTGGAGAAGTTACCGAGGCTTATGTAGAAATCTACAATCGTCTTAAAACTCTTCTTCAGAAATAA
- a CDS encoding pseudouridine synthase yields MSRDNNNSERPKRPRTSTRQSSDDSRASRSGNSSGSKPFKKPFPKAGERKFDNKGSNSKFEPKPFKRTETSSSSRNEDGSSNSDDRSFITNSSEGRERKTFGKPAPKRGAKSFDTRDKYERGSLKYGRRPSNGDDKNEDKARSFVQKRRLNKIDKDVHKDTIRLNKYIANSGICSRREADELITQGLVEVNGVVVNEMGYQVQKTDKVVFDGQGITPEKPVYVLLNKPKGYISTTKDDKARKTVMDLVANASPYRLFPVGRLDRSTTGVILLTNDGHMTKKLTHPSFDAKKIYHVTLDKKLTNEDMKLIVEGIRLDEGVAVVDQISFIEGKPRNEVGIEIHIGWNRVIRRIFQRLGYEVEALDRVMFSGLTKKNIKRGHWRILSEQEVNNLKML; encoded by the coding sequence ATGAGCAGAGATAATAATAATTCAGAAAGGCCAAAAAGACCAAGAACTTCAACAAGACAAAGTTCTGATGATTCTCGTGCTTCTAGATCTGGAAATTCTTCAGGATCAAAACCTTTTAAGAAACCTTTTCCTAAAGCTGGCGAAAGAAAATTCGACAACAAAGGAAGTAATTCTAAGTTTGAACCAAAACCTTTTAAAAGAACTGAAACATCTTCGAGCAGCAGAAATGAAGATGGCAGTTCAAATTCTGATGACAGATCTTTCATCACCAATTCAAGTGAAGGGCGTGAGAGAAAAACTTTTGGTAAACCAGCTCCAAAGAGAGGTGCAAAAAGTTTTGATACAAGAGACAAATATGAGAGAGGTAGTCTGAAATATGGCAGAAGACCGTCTAATGGAGATGACAAAAATGAAGATAAAGCAAGATCTTTTGTACAGAAAAGAAGGTTAAATAAGATTGATAAAGATGTTCATAAGGATACGATCCGTCTTAATAAGTATATCGCAAATTCCGGGATCTGCAGCAGAAGAGAGGCTGACGAACTGATCACTCAGGGACTTGTAGAAGTAAACGGAGTAGTGGTAAATGAGATGGGGTACCAGGTTCAGAAAACAGATAAAGTAGTTTTTGACGGACAGGGAATCACACCTGAAAAGCCGGTATACGTACTTTTGAATAAACCAAAAGGTTATATTTCTACAACGAAAGATGATAAGGCGAGAAAAACCGTAATGGACCTTGTTGCCAACGCATCTCCTTACCGTCTGTTTCCTGTAGGCAGACTGGACCGTTCCACTACCGGGGTTATTCTTTTAACGAATGACGGCCACATGACTAAGAAACTGACGCATCCTTCGTTTGATGCCAAAAAGATCTATCATGTGACCTTAGATAAAAAACTGACCAATGAGGATATGAAGCTTATTGTAGAGGGAATCCGTCTGGATGAAGGAGTAGCGGTTGTAGACCAGATTTCTTTCATTGAAGGAAAACCTAGAAATGAAGTTGGAATTGAAATTCATATCGGATGGAACCGTGTGATCAGAAGAATCTTCCAAAGACTTGGATATGAAGTGGAGGCTTTAGACAGAGTCATGTTCTCTGGTCTTACAAAGAAGAATATCAAGCGTGGACACTGGAGAATCCTTTCAGAACAGGAAGTGAATAATCTTAAAATGCTTTAA
- a CDS encoding DUF3307 domain-containing protein, whose amino-acid sequence MIFIKLILAHLLGDFILQPDSWVADKERRKLKSPYLYLHVLIHIILNFVFLWNTDLWWVSLLVGITHLIIDASKLIFQNVKNKKRWFFIDQMLHILVIVGISFYFKEFSFDFLNNQEILKIVMAALFLTTPASIFIKILLSSWTPVPETQSSLQTDSLSSAGKYIGILERLLVFTFIMVNHWEGVGFMVAAKSVFRFSDLAQAKQRKLTEYVLIGTLLSFGLAVLTGILIK is encoded by the coding sequence ATGATCTTTATTAAACTCATATTGGCACATCTACTCGGAGATTTTATTCTTCAGCCAGATTCTTGGGTTGCAGATAAAGAACGCCGTAAGCTGAAAAGCCCTTATTTGTATCTTCATGTTTTGATCCACATCATTTTAAATTTTGTTTTTCTATGGAATACAGATCTGTGGTGGGTTTCACTCCTTGTTGGGATTACTCATCTTATTATTGATGCTTCAAAACTCATCTTCCAGAATGTAAAAAATAAAAAAAGATGGTTTTTTATCGATCAGATGCTTCATATTCTTGTGATTGTAGGAATCTCATTTTACTTTAAAGAATTTAGTTTTGATTTTCTGAACAATCAGGAAATTTTAAAAATAGTAATGGCAGCATTGTTTCTGACAACGCCTGCTTCAATTTTTATTAAAATATTATTGTCTTCGTGGACCCCGGTTCCGGAGACTCAAAGCAGCTTACAAACTGACTCTTTATCGAGTGCAGGGAAATATATCGGAATACTGGAACGTCTTCTGGTTTTCACTTTTATTATGGTGAACCATTGGGAAGGCGTAGGTTTTATGGTAGCAGCCAAATCCGTTTTCAGGTTCAGTGATCTGGCGCAGGCCAAGCAGAGAAAACTTACAGAATACGTACTGATCGGTACATTACTGAGTTTTGGACTGGCAGTTTTAACAGGAATTTTAATTAAGTAA
- a CDS encoding porin family protein, with translation MKKLILGLAVTASSLAFAQQTPTSSSNPVTFGVKGGMNVSSLSKDEGLDDQKSKIGFNAGVFANIPVAESFSVQPEVLYSQYGAKSDYTVLGNKYSSSTKLDYIAVPVMFQYNLIPNLYVEAGPEFGFLVSAKNKIKNETNGNSSTSDNYKDDLKTFNFGIGLGAGYYFTQNFGITARYVAGLTDIAKDRPNGSDSVKNNVFQVGLAYKFK, from the coding sequence ATGAAAAAGTTAATTTTAGGATTAGCAGTAACTGCAAGTTCACTGGCATTCGCTCAACAAACTCCAACATCTTCTTCTAACCCCGTAACATTTGGTGTGAAAGGTGGAATGAACGTATCTTCTCTTTCTAAAGACGAAGGTTTGGATGATCAAAAATCTAAAATCGGTTTCAATGCGGGAGTATTTGCAAACATTCCAGTTGCAGAATCATTCAGCGTTCAGCCGGAAGTATTATACTCTCAATATGGTGCAAAATCAGATTACACTGTATTAGGGAATAAATATTCTTCTTCAACTAAGTTAGATTATATCGCAGTACCGGTAATGTTCCAGTACAATTTGATTCCTAACTTATATGTAGAAGCAGGTCCTGAGTTTGGATTCTTAGTAAGTGCCAAAAATAAGATCAAAAATGAAACTAATGGTAACTCATCTACTTCTGATAACTATAAGGATGATTTAAAAACATTCAACTTTGGTATCGGTCTTGGTGCGGGATATTATTTCACACAAAACTTTGGAATTACGGCTAGATACGTTGCAGGTTTAACAGATATAGCTAAAGACAGACCTAATGGTTCTGATTCTGTAAAAAACAATGTATTCCAAGTAGGATTAGCTTATAAATTCAAATAG
- a CDS encoding porin family protein codes for MKKLILGLAITGSFLATAQEKTKSASPVTFGVKAGFNASTLSKADQYDNDQKLKPGFNAGIFAHIPVAEKFSIQPELLFSQLGSKTEEREVYYINSDRYSRDLDYKKTLNYLTLPVMVQYNILPQLYVEAGPEFGLLLGGKNKGDITVARNSGNTTTTETTTFSEDIVKDLHNKFNFGIGIGAGYYFTQNFGVTARFTAGITDIYKHNSGDAIRNNAFQVGVAYKFN; via the coding sequence ATGAAAAAACTAATTTTAGGATTAGCAATCACAGGAAGCTTTTTAGCAACTGCACAAGAAAAAACTAAATCTGCTTCTCCGGTAACCTTTGGGGTAAAAGCTGGATTTAATGCTTCTACTCTGAGCAAAGCCGATCAGTACGATAACGATCAGAAACTGAAACCGGGCTTCAATGCCGGGATATTTGCTCATATTCCCGTGGCCGAAAAATTCAGCATTCAGCCTGAACTTCTTTTCAGCCAGTTGGGTTCTAAAACAGAGGAAAGAGAAGTGTATTACATCAATTCTGACCGATACAGCAGGGATTTAGATTATAAAAAAACATTAAATTACCTTACTTTACCGGTAATGGTTCAGTATAACATCCTTCCTCAACTTTATGTAGAAGCAGGACCTGAATTCGGGCTTCTTTTAGGCGGAAAAAACAAAGGTGATATTACGGTAGCCAGAAATTCCGGGAACACTACGACTACAGAAACCACAACTTTCTCAGAAGATATCGTTAAAGATCTGCATAACAAATTTAATTTTGGAATCGGAATTGGTGCCGGATATTATTTTACTCAAAACTTTGGAGTTACAGCAAGATTTACTGCAGGAATTACAGATATCTATAAGCATAATAGCGGAGATGCTATCAGAAATAATGCATTCCAGGTAGGTGTAGCATACAAATTCAACTAA
- a CDS encoding SatD family protein has translation MIAVITGDIINSQHADTEVWITRLKNLLENWGSSPLAWEIYRGDEFQFKCSIDEVFWRFLAIKSLIRSQENLDVRIAIGIGEENFSSEKITESNGTAYVHSGRLLNDLKNDGHTVSIKTSNEAVDRDLNILLKWSSKDFDNWTVATAEIIHEMIMNEDLTQEDLARKFAISQSSVSQRLKRANYELIVETNQYFRKKISEL, from the coding sequence ATGATAGCGGTCATCACCGGTGATATTATAAATTCACAGCATGCAGACACAGAAGTTTGGATCACCAGACTCAAGAATCTCCTGGAAAACTGGGGAAGTTCACCGCTCGCATGGGAAATCTACAGAGGAGACGAATTTCAGTTCAAGTGCAGTATTGATGAAGTATTCTGGCGTTTCCTAGCCATTAAGTCCCTTATAAGAAGTCAGGAAAATTTAGACGTAAGGATTGCTATAGGCATCGGGGAAGAGAATTTTTCCTCTGAAAAAATTACCGAGTCCAACGGAACGGCTTACGTACATTCCGGAAGGCTGCTGAATGACCTTAAAAATGACGGGCATACCGTTTCCATAAAAACCTCGAACGAAGCCGTAGACCGTGATCTGAATATCCTGCTGAAATGGTCTTCCAAAGATTTTGATAACTGGACGGTAGCTACAGCAGAGATCATCCACGAAATGATCATGAACGAAGATCTCACACAGGAAGATCTTGCCAGGAAGTTTGCAATCTCACAGTCCTCCGTAAGTCAGAGGCTGAAACGTGCTAACTACGAACTTATCGTAGAAACTAATCAATACTTTAGAAAGAAAATCTCAGAACTGTAA
- the pncA gene encoding bifunctional nicotinamidase/pyrazinamidase, with protein sequence MKKALIIVDVQNDFCEGGALAVPQANEVIPYINLLMEENEYDQIVLTQDWHPANHKSFASNNGRKVGESIILNGVPQFMWPDHCVQGTYGAEFHKDLNRDKVTHIIQKGKNTEIDAYSGFQDNNHFMKTGLDDFLKYHDIQLLEVVGLALDYCVKFTCTDAVANGYVTCLHFNGTRAVNVKPDNGKDAIFEMLQKGVTILG encoded by the coding sequence ATGAAAAAAGCGTTAATCATCGTAGATGTACAGAATGATTTCTGTGAAGGCGGCGCATTAGCAGTTCCGCAAGCCAACGAAGTGATTCCTTACATCAATCTTTTGATGGAAGAAAATGAATATGACCAGATCGTTCTTACCCAGGACTGGCATCCTGCCAACCATAAAAGTTTTGCCAGCAACAATGGCCGAAAAGTAGGTGAAAGCATTATCCTGAACGGGGTTCCGCAGTTTATGTGGCCGGATCACTGTGTGCAGGGAACTTATGGAGCAGAATTCCATAAAGACCTGAACAGAGACAAAGTAACCCATATTATCCAGAAAGGAAAAAATACTGAGATTGATGCTTACAGCGGATTTCAGGATAATAATCACTTTATGAAAACAGGACTTGATGATTTCTTAAAATATCATGACATCCAGCTTCTTGAAGTCGTAGGTCTTGCATTAGACTATTGTGTGAAATTTACCTGCACAGATGCTGTTGCCAACGGATATGTTACCTGTCTTCACTTTAACGGAACCCGTGCCGTAAACGTAAAACCGGACAACGGTAAAGATGCAATTTTTGAAATGCTTCAGAAAGGGGTAACCATTTTGGGGTAG
- the aroB gene encoding 3-dehydroquinate synthase has translation MITILNDDFSQLNSFLHGKSFSKIFILVDENTHEYCLPVLLGNMETDLGFEILEVEAGEEMKNIQTANQLWEILTEMQADRKALVINLGGGVITDMGGFVASTYKRGVHFINIPTTLLSMCDASIGGKTGIDLMHYKNMVGTFAFPEQIFIYPKFLETLPFKELRSGFAEMLKHGLIADKSHWESLIQIHKLDVETIIPHIHTSMDIKQDVVEKDFHERNIRKTLNFGHTIGHSVESLCLSQGNPILHGEAVAMGMICEAHLAYLEDLISKQDAETVIENIQRYYPYLDISDFTDEAITALLLNDKKNTDSKINFSLLSAIGACTYDHQCTQKNILESLNFYRKLNNA, from the coding sequence ATGATAACAATATTAAACGATGATTTTTCTCAATTGAACAGCTTTTTGCACGGAAAATCTTTCAGTAAAATCTTTATTTTGGTTGATGAAAATACCCATGAATATTGTCTTCCGGTTCTTTTAGGCAACATGGAAACAGACTTGGGCTTTGAAATTTTAGAAGTGGAAGCTGGTGAAGAAATGAAAAATATCCAGACAGCCAACCAGCTATGGGAGATTCTTACCGAAATGCAGGCAGACAGAAAAGCACTGGTCATCAATCTTGGGGGCGGCGTGATCACAGATATGGGAGGATTTGTGGCTTCTACCTATAAAAGAGGAGTTCACTTCATCAATATTCCCACTACCCTCTTATCCATGTGTGATGCCTCCATTGGCGGAAAGACAGGAATTGATCTTATGCATTATAAGAATATGGTCGGAACTTTTGCATTTCCTGAACAGATCTTTATTTATCCTAAATTTTTAGAAACGCTTCCGTTTAAAGAATTAAGAAGCGGCTTTGCTGAAATGCTCAAACACGGACTTATTGCCGATAAATCTCACTGGGAAAGTCTTATCCAAATTCATAAACTTGATGTGGAAACTATAATCCCTCATATTCATACCTCTATGGATATTAAACAGGATGTGGTAGAAAAAGACTTTCATGAAAGAAATATCAGAAAGACATTAAACTTCGGGCATACCATTGGACATTCTGTGGAAAGCCTCTGCCTAAGCCAGGGAAATCCTATTCTCCATGGTGAAGCTGTAGCTATGGGTATGATTTGCGAAGCTCATCTGGCTTACCTTGAAGACCTTATTTCTAAACAGGATGCCGAAACGGTTATTGAAAACATTCAGAGGTATTATCCATACCTCGATATCAGTGATTTTACAGATGAAGCTATTACGGCACTCCTCCTTAATGATAAAAAGAATACCGATAGCAAGATCAATTTTTCTTTATTATCAGCAATAGGTGCATGTACGTACGACCATCAGTGCACTCAAAAAAATATCCTGGAATCATTGAATTTTTACAGAAAACTGAATAATGCTTAG
- a CDS encoding DEAD/DEAH box helicase yields the protein MSFESLGLSHNIIRSVNKLGYLKPFPIQEQAIPVILQGKDLMGIAQTGSGKTACFVMPILEKLQNSEVKKDRNVQVLILVPTRELAIQIDEVFRAFTENLKREIRTMAVYGGVSINPQMKGMFGVEVLIATPGRLLDLIDHNALSISEIRYLVIDEADKMFQLGFGEEMNKLFALMPVAKQTTLFSATLNDKVAEMKERLSINPVMIEIKKEEVEIDNIEQLAYHVSPENKGPFLRYLIKEKKVEKALIFVSSTRSADNLVEKLKKNKIKAVAIHSQKSQGARRNNLEEFKVNGAQILVATDLIGRGIHIESLPCVINYELPRSPLDYIHRIGRTGRANEKGTAISILTDDELQHFRVIQKKMGKKVTLQRTEGIDLHGY from the coding sequence ATGTCATTTGAGTCTTTAGGATTATCACACAATATTATTCGTTCTGTCAACAAACTTGGTTATCTGAAGCCGTTCCCAATCCAGGAGCAGGCTATTCCTGTTATTCTGCAGGGAAAAGACCTGATGGGAATTGCACAGACCGGTTCAGGAAAAACTGCATGTTTTGTGATGCCTATTTTGGAGAAATTACAAAACTCAGAAGTAAAGAAAGACCGGAATGTTCAGGTTTTAATTTTGGTACCTACCCGTGAATTAGCCATTCAGATTGATGAAGTTTTCAGGGCTTTTACGGAGAACCTGAAACGTGAGATCCGTACCATGGCTGTTTATGGTGGTGTTTCTATCAACCCTCAGATGAAAGGTATGTTCGGAGTAGAAGTTCTTATTGCTACACCAGGACGTTTACTGGACCTGATTGATCATAATGCATTGAGTATTTCAGAAATCCGGTATTTGGTAATTGATGAAGCGGATAAAATGTTTCAGTTGGGTTTTGGTGAGGAAATGAATAAACTTTTCGCCTTAATGCCTGTAGCAAAACAGACGACTTTGTTTTCAGCAACCTTAAATGATAAAGTGGCTGAAATGAAGGAACGCTTATCCATCAATCCTGTCATGATTGAAATCAAGAAGGAAGAAGTTGAGATTGATAATATAGAACAATTGGCTTACCATGTTTCTCCGGAAAATAAAGGCCCTTTTTTACGATATCTGATTAAAGAAAAGAAAGTTGAAAAGGCTTTGATCTTTGTTTCATCTACAAGATCTGCGGATAATTTAGTAGAGAAACTTAAAAAGAATAAAATTAAGGCTGTAGCCATTCACAGCCAGAAGTCACAGGGTGCCCGTAGAAATAATTTAGAAGAATTTAAAGTAAACGGAGCTCAGATTTTAGTAGCAACCGACTTAATCGGCCGTGGTATTCACATTGAATCTTTGCCTTGCGTGATCAATTACGAATTGCCACGTTCCCCTTTAGATTATATTCACCGTATTGGAAGAACAGGCCGTGCCAACGAAAAAGGAACCGCAATCAGTATTCTTACAGATGATGAATTGCAGCATTTCAGGGTAATTCAGAAGAAAATGGGTAAGAAAGTGACTTTGCAGAGAACTGAAGGTATTGATCTGCATGGATATTAA
- the purF gene encoding amidophosphoribosyltransferase: MKSLDIHKSEYLKQFKDQTYGRNLFRTQEEERLDAPNEECGIFGMYSDNDLDTFSLSQFGLFALQHRGQEACGISVLKDGRITNMKDEGLVLDVYKEIQDPETFMGNSAIGHTRYTTAGDKKKYNFQPFFAKNEYDQIILSIAHNGNLTNARELKNELEAEGVVFRATSDSEVILRLIQKNLDLGLRGAIKATMEKIEGAYSVVGMTRNKFFAFRDFNGIRPLVLGAVDEKTYVVASESVALDAVGAQYVRDILPGEIIYTNENEPGKLNSYMVDESKGKQRICSFEYIYFARPDSTLENINVYEIREKSGEKIWEQAPVEADIVIGVPDSGVPAAIGFSKASGIPFRPVLIKNRYIGRSFIVPTQEMRERVVNLKLNPIISEIKDKRVVIIDDSIVRGTTSKRLVKILKDAGVKEIHFRSVSPPIIAPCYLGIDTPSKDDLISANMTTEELRNYLGVDSLEFLSTDSLKEILGSANHCFGCFTEEYPVGKGEEVELFN, encoded by the coding sequence ATGAAAAGTTTAGACATTCATAAAAGTGAATATTTAAAACAGTTTAAAGACCAGACCTACGGAAGGAATCTTTTCAGAACGCAGGAAGAAGAAAGGCTGGATGCCCCCAATGAGGAGTGCGGGATCTTCGGAATGTATTCTGATAATGATCTGGATACGTTTTCTCTTTCACAGTTCGGACTTTTTGCCCTGCAACACAGAGGACAGGAAGCCTGTGGTATTTCCGTTTTAAAGGACGGGAGGATCACCAATATGAAAGATGAAGGACTGGTTTTGGATGTTTATAAAGAAATTCAGGACCCTGAGACTTTTATGGGAAATTCTGCAATCGGTCATACCCGTTATACCACTGCAGGAGACAAAAAGAAGTATAATTTTCAGCCGTTCTTCGCAAAAAACGAATACGACCAGATTATTCTTTCTATAGCGCACAACGGTAATCTTACCAATGCGAGAGAATTAAAAAATGAATTGGAAGCTGAAGGCGTAGTTTTCAGAGCCACTTCCGATTCTGAGGTGATCTTAAGATTGATCCAGAAAAATCTTGACTTAGGGCTTCGTGGAGCGATTAAAGCTACCATGGAAAAAATAGAAGGCGCTTATTCCGTAGTAGGGATGACGAGAAATAAATTCTTTGCTTTCAGGGATTTCAATGGGATCCGTCCATTGGTTTTGGGTGCTGTTGATGAAAAGACGTATGTTGTTGCTTCAGAATCCGTTGCTTTGGATGCGGTGGGTGCGCAATATGTACGTGATATTCTTCCGGGAGAGATCATTTATACCAATGAAAACGAGCCTGGAAAGCTTAATTCTTATATGGTGGATGAAAGCAAAGGAAAACAGAGAATTTGTTCATTTGAGTACATCTATTTCGCAAGACCTGACTCTACCTTAGAAAATATCAACGTTTATGAGATCAGAGAAAAGTCAGGTGAAAAGATCTGGGAACAGGCACCTGTAGAAGCAGATATTGTAATTGGAGTTCCCGATTCAGGAGTTCCGGCTGCCATAGGCTTCTCAAAAGCTTCCGGAATACCTTTCCGCCCCGTTCTGATCAAGAACAGATACATCGGAAGAAGCTTCATCGTTCCTACACAGGAAATGAGAGAAAGAGTAGTGAACCTTAAGTTGAACCCGATCATTTCTGAGATCAAGGATAAGAGAGTAGTGATCATCGATGATTCTATTGTTAGGGGAACTACTTCTAAAAGATTGGTTAAAATATTAAAGGATGCAGGCGTAAAAGAGATTCACTTCAGAAGTGTTTCTCCACCAATTATTGCTCCTTGTTATTTAGGAATTGATACGCCTTCAAAAGACGACTTGATTTCCGCCAATATGACTACTGAAGAGCTTAGAAATTATCTGGGCGTAGATTCTTTGGAATTTTTAAGTACAGACAGCCTGAAAGAGATTTTAGGATCTGCCAACCACTGTTTCGGATGTTTTACAGAAGAATATCCGGTAGGAAAAGGAGAGGAGGTAGAATTATTTAATTAA
- a CDS encoding porin family protein, which produces MKKLFLGLAVAASAMTFAQETQTTVNTDPIKKEKQPIRFGIKAGGNSAYFSEQKLSLNNQKIGFHAGVLVNIPLSQKFSLQPEVLYNQLGARNVVSSTDVTTGNTNVKTKSEYKTTMNYISVPLMVQMRPTERFYVEAGPEFSYFINGKNSGESSVATTVGGVTTTQTVTNSDDINKDNVNKFNLGLGLGLGYDITQNLGINARYINSLTDMRNQKPEGTEPLNHRAFQLGLNYKF; this is translated from the coding sequence ATGAAGAAGTTATTTTTAGGGTTGGCAGTTGCTGCCAGCGCAATGACATTTGCTCAGGAAACACAAACTACAGTAAACACAGACCCTATTAAAAAGGAAAAACAACCGATCAGATTCGGGATCAAAGCGGGAGGAAACTCAGCTTATTTCAGTGAGCAAAAATTAAGTCTTAATAACCAGAAAATAGGATTCCATGCCGGGGTTTTAGTTAATATTCCACTTTCTCAGAAATTCAGCTTGCAGCCAGAGGTTTTATACAACCAGTTGGGAGCAAGAAATGTAGTTTCATCTACGGATGTAACAACGGGTAACACTAACGTTAAAACGAAGAGCGAATACAAAACTACAATGAATTATATTTCAGTGCCTTTAATGGTACAGATGAGACCAACTGAAAGGTTTTATGTAGAGGCAGGTCCTGAGTTCAGTTATTTCATCAATGGTAAAAATTCCGGAGAAAGTTCTGTTGCTACTACTGTTGGCGGTGTAACAACGACACAGACTGTAACTAATTCTGATGACATTAATAAAGATAATGTGAATAAGTTTAATTTAGGTCTTGGTTTAGGTCTTGGATATGATATTACACAGAATCTTGGTATCAATGCAAGATATATCAACAGTCTTACGGATATGAGAAATCAAAAACCTGAAGGAACTGAGCCTCTTAATCACAGAGCATTTCAGCTAGGTCTGAACTATAAGTTCTAA